In Marinobacter antarcticus, one genomic interval encodes:
- a CDS encoding TonB-dependent receptor domain-containing protein encodes MKERVFTRCVRIAAISLAGLPVLASAQDAEENLVIHVTEGRVSDNADAILASEPVNRLASDPSVSLSRMGGRGLEPVVRGQSQERVDVLLDGIRVEGACPNRMDPPTSRLSSALAPALEIRTNNRTLRWGPIAGGQVIATTADPQFNDGATTGHITVGGSDNGSGKLINAAAAVGSEDAWLRLSGGYDEADDYEDGDGNKVRSAYKNAEGRADAAWTAESGFFIKGMVSRQEESDVKYAGSGMDAPKTDTDLYRLEFGAPVADGEWSLLTWQADVDHTMDNFSLRPVGAMKMQTDSTTQTRGLRFTLDQSPNSSTDWAVGADLETNDWDATLFNVTNPMPMAVSFMWPGVERERIGLFAEGFRRLASDIKVGAGVRYDRVEMDATKADDVASMGMTPAMLYQSAYGTTDVKAEDNNVSGFVSGEWRLRQNQALTLTASHSVRSPSVTERYLARNTMSDSWIGNPDLDTEKHHKLELALSGSKNQWSWKPVVWVDQVDDFVLRYQETPADCGKPKGCTRYENIDARLFGVEMMVGWTDGTWDSSSALASVRGENRDDDKALPQIPPVQFVQTLGWQSMGHRIEAQWQLARRQDRIDPDSGLDAGTSPGYGVFNLSGSHPLMEYLTFNWALDNLFDNTWAPHVSRSNTDPFNPDAVRVNEPGRTLRAALTARW; translated from the coding sequence ATGAAAGAACGCGTATTCACCAGATGTGTACGGATAGCCGCTATCAGTCTTGCAGGATTGCCGGTGCTGGCATCAGCACAGGATGCCGAAGAAAACCTGGTTATCCACGTAACGGAAGGGCGCGTTAGTGACAATGCCGATGCGATATTAGCCAGCGAGCCGGTAAATCGGCTGGCATCTGATCCTTCGGTATCCCTCTCCCGAATGGGAGGCCGCGGCCTTGAACCTGTGGTTCGGGGGCAAAGCCAGGAACGAGTGGATGTTCTGCTGGACGGTATCCGGGTGGAAGGCGCCTGCCCAAATCGGATGGATCCGCCAACCAGCCGGTTGAGCAGTGCGCTGGCACCGGCCCTGGAAATAAGAACCAACAACCGTACTTTGCGCTGGGGGCCGATTGCTGGTGGGCAGGTGATTGCCACTACCGCTGATCCGCAGTTCAATGATGGTGCGACCACGGGCCATATAACCGTCGGTGGTTCAGACAATGGCAGCGGCAAACTGATAAACGCTGCGGCAGCCGTCGGCAGTGAGGATGCGTGGCTCAGGCTGTCTGGTGGTTATGACGAAGCGGACGATTACGAAGACGGCGATGGCAACAAGGTGCGTAGTGCCTATAAAAATGCCGAGGGCCGAGCTGACGCGGCCTGGACTGCGGAAAGTGGTTTTTTCATCAAGGGCATGGTCAGCCGCCAGGAAGAAAGCGATGTGAAATACGCCGGTTCCGGCATGGACGCCCCGAAAACTGACACCGACCTTTACCGCTTGGAATTTGGTGCTCCGGTGGCTGACGGTGAGTGGAGTCTGCTGACCTGGCAGGCGGATGTTGATCACACCATGGACAACTTCAGTCTGCGCCCGGTCGGGGCCATGAAAATGCAGACGGATTCCACCACACAGACCCGTGGTTTGCGCTTCACTCTTGATCAGAGCCCCAATAGCTCAACGGACTGGGCAGTCGGTGCAGATCTGGAGACCAACGACTGGGATGCCACCTTGTTCAACGTTACCAACCCAATGCCAATGGCTGTGTCATTTATGTGGCCGGGTGTGGAGCGTGAGCGTATCGGGCTTTTTGCCGAGGGTTTCCGGCGTCTTGCCAGTGATATAAAAGTCGGTGCCGGTGTTCGATACGACCGTGTTGAGATGGACGCCACCAAAGCAGACGACGTCGCGAGCATGGGCATGACCCCGGCCATGCTTTACCAGAGTGCTTACGGCACGACGGATGTAAAAGCTGAGGATAACAACGTTAGTGGATTTGTATCCGGTGAATGGCGTCTGCGGCAGAACCAGGCACTGACCCTTACCGCCAGCCACAGCGTACGCAGCCCGAGTGTTACCGAGCGTTATCTGGCCCGAAATACCATGAGTGACAGCTGGATTGGTAATCCTGATCTGGATACCGAAAAACATCACAAACTGGAGCTGGCACTGAGTGGCAGCAAAAACCAGTGGAGTTGGAAGCCGGTGGTCTGGGTCGACCAGGTAGATGATTTTGTGCTGCGCTACCAAGAGACGCCGGCCGATTGTGGCAAGCCTAAAGGCTGTACACGTTATGAGAACATTGATGCCCGGCTGTTTGGTGTTGAGATGATGGTCGGCTGGACTGACGGAACATGGGACAGCAGCAGTGCGCTGGCCTCTGTTCGTGGTGAAAACCGTGATGATGACAAAGCGCTGCCGCAGATTCCTCCGGTGCAGTTTGTGCAAACGCTGGGTTGGCAGAGTATGGGCCACCGTATTGAAGCCCAATGGCAACTGGCCCGGCGTCAGGATCGCATTGACCCGGATTCCGGGCTGGATGCGGGAACCTCTCCCGGTTATGGCGTGTTCAACCTCTCTGGCAGCCACCCGCTGATGGAGTACCTTACATTCAACTGGGCTCTGGATAACCTCTTTGATAACACCTGGGCGCCCCATGTGAGCCGCAGCAACACTGATCCATTCAATCCTGACGCTGTGCGCGTGAACGAGCCCGGGCGCACTCTGCGTGCCGCGCTGACGGCCAGATGGTAA
- the gdhA gene encoding NADP-specific glutamate dehydrogenase: protein MTARLDEKLELIFEDVLHRNPGETEFHQAVHEVLETLGPVLVKYPEFAEKKIIQRICEPERQIIFRVPWQDDSGEIQINRAFRVEFNSALGPYKGGMRFHPSVYLGIIKFLGFEQIFKNALTGLPIGGGKGGSDFDPKGRSDDEVMRFCQSLMTELYRHIGEYTDVPAGDIGVGKREIGYLFGQYKRITNRYESGVLTGKGLDWGGSRARTEATGYGTVFFTQEMLKARGDSMEGKKVVVSGSGNVAIYAIAKAHELGAKVIACSDSSGIIVDEKGIDLAAVKRIKEVERRRISAYTEFHKDAKYVEGGNIWSVPCDIALPCATQNELNANDAKALVENGCIAIAEGANMPTTPEGIAIFQEAKLMYGPGKAANAGGVATSALEMQQNASRDSWSFDYTQKRLEDIMIEIHRSCYETSAEFGSEGNYVLGANVTGFIKVARAMEAMGVI from the coding sequence ATGACCGCCCGACTTGATGAAAAACTGGAACTGATATTCGAAGATGTTCTGCATCGCAATCCTGGTGAAACCGAGTTTCACCAGGCTGTGCACGAAGTTCTGGAAACACTGGGGCCGGTTCTGGTTAAGTACCCTGAATTTGCCGAGAAGAAAATAATCCAGCGCATCTGCGAACCCGAGCGCCAGATCATTTTCCGGGTACCCTGGCAGGATGATAGCGGCGAAATTCAGATTAACCGTGCTTTTCGCGTGGAATTCAACAGCGCTCTGGGGCCCTACAAGGGCGGCATGCGTTTCCACCCGTCGGTGTATCTGGGCATTATCAAGTTCCTTGGATTCGAACAGATTTTCAAAAACGCCCTGACCGGTCTGCCCATCGGCGGCGGTAAAGGTGGCAGCGACTTTGACCCCAAGGGCCGCTCAGACGATGAAGTCATGCGATTCTGCCAAAGCCTGATGACCGAATTGTATCGCCACATCGGTGAATATACAGACGTTCCAGCCGGTGACATTGGCGTAGGAAAACGAGAAATCGGCTACTTGTTCGGCCAGTACAAGCGCATCACCAACCGCTACGAATCCGGGGTGCTCACCGGCAAGGGCCTGGACTGGGGTGGCAGCCGCGCTCGTACCGAAGCAACTGGCTACGGCACCGTGTTCTTTACACAGGAAATGCTGAAAGCACGCGGCGATTCTATGGAAGGCAAGAAAGTCGTCGTCTCCGGATCTGGCAACGTGGCAATTTACGCCATAGCCAAAGCCCATGAGCTGGGCGCCAAGGTTATTGCCTGTTCCGATTCCAGCGGCATCATCGTCGATGAGAAAGGCATTGATCTGGCAGCCGTCAAACGCATCAAGGAAGTCGAGCGTCGCCGCATCAGTGCTTACACAGAATTCCACAAAGACGCAAAATACGTCGAAGGTGGCAACATCTGGTCCGTTCCCTGCGATATCGCACTGCCGTGTGCTACCCAGAATGAGCTGAATGCCAACGATGCCAAGGCCCTGGTTGAAAACGGCTGCATCGCAATTGCTGAAGGCGCCAACATGCCCACAACTCCGGAGGGCATCGCAATCTTCCAGGAAGCCAAGCTGATGTATGGCCCTGGTAAAGCAGCCAATGCTGGCGGCGTAGCGACGTCTGCTCTGGAAATGCAGCAGAACGCCAGCCGCGACTCCTGGTCCTTCGACTATACTCAGAAGCGCCTTGAGGACATCATGATCGAGATCCACAGGAGCTGTTATGAGACATCGGCTGAATTTGGCTCCGAAGGTAATTACGTGCTCGGCGCCAACGTTACAGGCTTCATCAAAGTAGCTCGCGCCATGGAGGCCATGGGCGTTATCTGA
- a CDS encoding PEP/pyruvate-binding domain-containing protein produces the protein MTGDGGNSQDHNRVSTGLSGLDDVLDGLRIGDNVVWRVSDLDDYRRFVTPFIESAASAGRRIIYLRFGQHPPLVFGKPNIHIESIDALSGFEAFTGRVWRLIEEHGRGAFYVCDCLSDLLDAWATDAMVGNFFRVVCPFLFELDTVAWFALHPDRHSRTTLDRIRQTTQVMVDIHRLGEDVQIQPIKAWCRQSPTMFLPHREIDGRFAPVIDSSDATRLQAGLELDQLHRQPLLDYWDRLFLQVASALEAGEEAQSADIKDRVLNVLISRDTRMLDLARRYLSLEDLLAIRARMIGSGYIGGKAAGMLIARSILLTNQPDTWQDNLEPHDSRYLGSDAYYAFLVHNGLWPAMMRQRSASGYLREADKLSEGLLAGAFPPEVRVELERLLDHYGQYPILVRSSSLQEDGFGNAFAGKYDSVFLVNQGAPELRLTALEGAIRQVYASTMSEDALVYRKQRGLDQREEPMALLIQRVNGRFHGRYYLPDAAGVGVSRNTFAWDTEMNPAAGMVRLVMGLGTRAVDRIDGDHACVMALDYPNRQPFRNPDEAYRYSQHLLDALDLSKGELATYPLSQLTQEVSDLPLKHLGEVDRTASLLAEELGLQTPVWRLTFQPLVRKTRFVSRLSNLLQTLEAGYQHPVDVEFTLHLNDDGEPSLNLVQCRPLATIGETMAATIPPEIPDRKLLFRTRGHFMGGNINLCIQRVIRVDATVYSRLTVSQRYEVARLIGEQVRTGDDTTMLIGPGRWGTSSPELGVPVRFADIARVAVLVEVAEMEGDMVPDLSYGSHFFQDLVETEIAYVALFPSGRNCVYQPERLPGINTHIRDISPKRAIQTFDLRADPLQLTADVVSQDLACYFSD, from the coding sequence ATGACCGGGGACGGCGGAAACTCACAGGATCACAACCGGGTTTCCACCGGCCTGTCCGGACTTGATGATGTGCTCGACGGTCTGAGAATCGGTGATAACGTCGTCTGGAGAGTCAGCGACCTGGACGACTATCGCCGGTTTGTTACTCCGTTTATTGAGTCTGCGGCGTCTGCGGGGCGCCGTATCATCTACCTCCGCTTTGGCCAGCACCCCCCGCTGGTATTCGGAAAACCCAACATCCACATAGAAAGTATCGATGCCCTCAGTGGCTTTGAAGCCTTCACAGGCCGCGTCTGGCGCCTGATTGAAGAGCATGGCCGCGGAGCCTTCTATGTCTGCGATTGCCTGAGCGACCTTTTAGATGCATGGGCTACGGATGCCATGGTCGGCAACTTTTTCAGAGTAGTTTGCCCCTTCCTTTTTGAGCTGGATACTGTTGCTTGGTTTGCCTTGCATCCCGACCGGCACTCCCGCACGACACTGGATCGTATCCGGCAGACAACGCAGGTGATGGTGGATATTCACCGCCTGGGGGAGGACGTTCAGATACAACCAATAAAGGCATGGTGCCGGCAGTCGCCCACCATGTTTTTGCCACACAGAGAAATCGACGGCCGCTTTGCGCCGGTAATCGACAGCAGTGATGCAACCCGGCTACAAGCCGGACTGGAGCTGGACCAGCTGCATCGCCAACCGCTTCTGGATTATTGGGACCGCCTGTTTCTTCAGGTCGCCAGTGCACTTGAGGCTGGTGAGGAGGCGCAATCTGCAGATATCAAGGACCGTGTGCTGAACGTGCTGATCAGCCGGGACACCCGCATGCTCGACCTCGCAAGACGCTACCTCAGCCTTGAAGATCTGCTGGCGATACGCGCCAGAATGATCGGCAGTGGTTATATCGGAGGTAAAGCAGCAGGCATGCTGATTGCCCGCAGTATCCTGCTCACAAATCAGCCAGATACCTGGCAGGATAATCTGGAACCTCACGATTCCAGATACTTGGGCTCAGATGCCTACTACGCATTCCTCGTTCACAATGGCCTTTGGCCAGCGATGATGCGCCAACGCTCAGCCAGCGGTTATCTCCGTGAAGCCGATAAGCTGAGCGAGGGCCTGCTCGCGGGGGCGTTTCCTCCGGAAGTCCGGGTAGAGCTGGAACGACTGCTGGATCATTATGGCCAGTACCCGATTCTGGTACGTTCAAGCAGCCTTCAGGAAGACGGTTTTGGTAATGCGTTTGCCGGCAAATACGACAGCGTCTTTCTGGTAAACCAGGGCGCACCAGAGCTTCGGCTTACAGCACTGGAAGGTGCTATACGGCAGGTATATGCATCTACCATGAGTGAAGACGCTCTGGTGTACCGGAAGCAGCGGGGGCTGGATCAACGCGAGGAACCCATGGCCCTGCTGATTCAGCGTGTGAACGGTCGCTTCCATGGGCGCTACTACCTGCCGGATGCCGCCGGCGTTGGTGTTTCCCGCAACACCTTCGCCTGGGATACTGAGATGAATCCTGCTGCCGGTATGGTTCGCCTGGTTATGGGGCTTGGCACCCGTGCCGTAGACCGAATTGACGGTGATCACGCCTGCGTTATGGCGCTGGACTACCCCAACCGCCAACCCTTCCGTAATCCGGACGAAGCCTACCGCTATTCCCAGCATCTTCTGGATGCGCTCGATCTGAGCAAAGGAGAACTGGCCACATACCCTTTGAGCCAGCTCACACAGGAGGTTTCGGATCTCCCGCTGAAGCATCTTGGCGAAGTGGATCGAACCGCCAGCCTGCTGGCGGAAGAGCTGGGGCTGCAAACACCGGTATGGCGCCTGACCTTCCAGCCCCTGGTTCGCAAGACCCGGTTTGTCAGCCGCCTGTCAAACCTCCTGCAAACGCTGGAGGCCGGATACCAACACCCGGTAGACGTTGAGTTCACCCTGCATCTGAACGACGACGGCGAACCGTCGTTAAACCTGGTGCAATGCCGTCCACTGGCGACCATTGGTGAAACCATGGCAGCCACAATTCCTCCGGAAATACCCGACCGGAAATTGCTATTCCGCACACGCGGACACTTTATGGGCGGCAACATAAATCTCTGTATCCAGCGTGTGATCCGGGTGGATGCGACGGTTTACAGCCGGCTGACCGTCAGCCAGCGGTATGAGGTTGCCCGCCTTATCGGCGAGCAGGTACGCACGGGAGATGATACAACCATGCTTATTGGCCCTGGGCGCTGGGGCACCAGCAGCCCCGAACTGGGTGTGCCGGTGCGTTTTGCCGATATCGCGCGGGTTGCCGTGCTGGTCGAGGTCGCGGAAATGGAGGGTGACATGGTGCCGGACCTCTCCTACGGCTCACATTTTTTCCAGGATCTGGTCGAAACCGAAATTGCCTATGTGGCCCTTTTTCCCAGTGGCCGGAACTGCGTTTATCAGCCCGAACGGCTACCGGGCATAAACACTCACATCCGGGATATCTCTCCCAAGCGGGCGATACAGACCTTTGATCTGCGTGCAGATCCGCTGCAACTGACCGCTGATGTGGTCAGCCAAGATCTGGCCTGCTATTTTTCAGATTGA
- a CDS encoding sensor histidine kinase, with product MEWLTQSQTGFQQAARYLLGMRLAVVGLQLTALAVAETVVPLAYRAEALMLCLLYGVLATLGWLWFTRRPPRAPASVSAGLALDLALIGGWLFLTGGYTNPLVSLLLLPIAVAIILVPLSQSIALTLSGIAVYTALVIWHTPLTHDDNHANLAQLHLAGMWVTFAMTAAILLLVVGALARRLRQQQEQLSNIRETRLRDEQIISLGLSAAAVAHRLGTPLNTMTLLVDEIRSAFPDPDLGEDLSLMKQQLVLCDKHLQQLSSAAIQAKTAQLESLPVHDWVARLRESATLLWPAAPIEWSAAVPNCRIAVDATLDQAILNLLANALTASPAWVGVSVRSAESSRIEMVVEDHGDGLEDAFQNTPGEQIVGSENGLGVGLFLSNATIQRLGGTLKARVDQHGTTMIIDLPIAGTHKTDVGGNK from the coding sequence ATGGAATGGCTCACTCAATCTCAAACAGGTTTTCAACAGGCTGCGCGCTACCTGCTCGGCATGCGTCTTGCCGTTGTCGGCCTCCAGCTTACCGCCCTTGCAGTGGCAGAAACGGTTGTTCCCCTTGCCTATCGGGCTGAGGCGCTCATGCTTTGTCTGCTCTATGGCGTTCTCGCGACGCTGGGCTGGCTCTGGTTTACCCGGCGACCACCGCGCGCTCCCGCAAGCGTAAGCGCCGGCCTCGCGCTTGACCTGGCGCTGATTGGTGGCTGGCTGTTTCTGACTGGCGGCTACACCAATCCGCTGGTTTCCTTATTGCTACTGCCCATAGCGGTGGCGATTATTCTGGTTCCCCTGAGCCAGAGCATTGCCCTTACCCTCTCGGGAATTGCGGTTTATACAGCTCTTGTTATTTGGCATACCCCGCTCACCCATGACGATAACCATGCCAACCTGGCACAGCTGCACCTGGCCGGCATGTGGGTCACCTTTGCCATGACGGCTGCGATCCTGCTGCTGGTTGTGGGTGCTTTGGCACGGCGATTACGCCAGCAGCAAGAGCAACTATCAAACATCCGGGAAACGCGCCTGCGCGATGAACAGATTATTTCGCTGGGGCTGTCTGCCGCAGCCGTTGCCCATCGCCTGGGCACTCCCTTGAACACCATGACGTTATTGGTTGATGAAATTCGCTCCGCCTTCCCAGACCCGGATCTTGGCGAAGATCTTAGCCTGATGAAGCAGCAGCTTGTTCTTTGCGACAAACACCTTCAGCAACTTTCGAGTGCAGCAATACAAGCGAAAACAGCGCAGCTGGAAAGCCTCCCTGTTCATGACTGGGTGGCACGATTGAGAGAATCGGCAACCCTCCTTTGGCCAGCAGCGCCTATCGAATGGTCGGCAGCGGTTCCGAACTGCCGGATTGCGGTAGACGCCACCCTGGATCAAGCCATCCTTAACCTTCTAGCCAACGCTCTTACTGCCAGCCCGGCGTGGGTAGGCGTCAGTGTGCGCAGCGCCGAATCCAGCAGAATCGAGATGGTGGTGGAAGATCACGGAGACGGCCTGGAGGACGCTTTTCAGAACACCCCGGGAGAACAGATCGTGGGCTCGGAGAATGGCCTGGGCGTCGGCCTCTTTCTTTCCAACGCAACAATCCAGCGTCTGGGCGGCACCCTGAAAGCACGTGTTGACCAGCATGGCACAACCATGATCATCGATTTACCGATAGCCGGGACGCATAAAACAGACGTCGGAGGTAACAAGTGA
- a CDS encoding response regulator transcription factor: MTTNEHWLLIDDDATFLEILQRALKRQGVEAAATHSHAEACLALDTHVFQKCVLDLNLAGESGLQLLPELLAQKPDLQVLVLTGYGSIATAVEAMRRGAINYLCKPVTVHQLISGFEALATSPQLRNEPPSVEEMEWEHIQRVLNGHDGNVSATARALHMHRRTLQRKLQKHSRWRN, encoded by the coding sequence GTGACCACAAACGAACACTGGCTGCTTATTGACGATGACGCTACCTTTCTGGAGATACTTCAGCGCGCTTTGAAACGCCAGGGGGTCGAGGCCGCAGCTACCCACTCCCATGCCGAAGCATGCCTCGCCCTGGACACTCATGTCTTCCAGAAATGTGTTCTGGACCTGAACCTCGCGGGTGAGAGCGGCCTTCAGCTCCTGCCTGAACTTCTTGCCCAAAAGCCTGACCTCCAAGTACTTGTGCTGACAGGCTACGGCAGCATTGCCACAGCGGTTGAAGCCATGCGTCGCGGAGCCATCAATTATTTATGCAAACCGGTTACCGTTCATCAACTCATCAGCGGCTTTGAAGCTTTGGCAACATCGCCGCAACTGCGAAATGAACCACCTTCGGTGGAAGAAATGGAGTGGGAGCACATCCAGCGGGTGCTCAACGGGCATGATGGCAATGTATCGGCCACGGCCAGGGCTTTGCATATGCATAGGCGAACGCTGCAACGAAAACTTCAGAAGCATTCCCGTTGGCGCAATTGA
- a CDS encoding energy-coupling factor ABC transporter permease yields the protein MGITDNLLSTGQWFLTLALFLLILVQAARSVRWQALRSDNALQHSFFGAAVALGFIWQLRAGIYPGLAIHIFGITAITLMLGWALAVFAGLLALVITVITGREPAMMFAANGLVTVMIPALVTYGIVLWERRRNFSNFFAYIFFCGFFGAGISVAVAGLVMCLMLWTSGVYEFSELVHNYLRYLPLFMIPEGFVNGAVVTGLMVFHPDRLKTLDQRRYR from the coding sequence ATGGGCATTACGGATAATCTGTTATCTACCGGGCAGTGGTTTTTAACGCTGGCCCTGTTCCTGCTGATCCTGGTGCAGGCGGCTCGGTCAGTGCGCTGGCAGGCTCTACGCTCAGACAACGCCCTGCAGCATTCGTTTTTTGGAGCGGCAGTGGCGCTCGGTTTTATATGGCAGCTGCGGGCGGGCATCTATCCCGGGCTCGCCATTCATATTTTTGGTATTACGGCTATTACGTTGATGCTGGGTTGGGCGCTGGCTGTATTTGCCGGGCTTCTGGCACTTGTTATTACGGTGATCACCGGCCGTGAACCAGCAATGATGTTTGCCGCCAACGGTTTGGTGACCGTTATGATCCCGGCACTCGTCACCTACGGCATAGTGCTTTGGGAGCGACGCCGGAATTTCAGCAATTTTTTTGCCTATATCTTTTTCTGTGGTTTCTTTGGTGCCGGCATTTCAGTAGCTGTCGCTGGACTGGTGATGTGTCTGATGCTGTGGACCAGCGGCGTGTATGAGTTTTCTGAACTGGTGCATAATTACCTGCGTTATCTGCCCCTTTTTATGATTCCGGAGGGCTTTGTGAACGGCGCCGTCGTTACCGGCCTGATGGTGTTCCATCCGGATCGTCTGAAAACGCTGGATCAACGACGCTATCGTTAA
- a CDS encoding SulP family inorganic anion transporter, with protein MNFKRFLPILQWAPQYGRSQAASDLVAALIVTVMLIPQSLAYALLAGLPAQVGLYASILPLVIYAVFGTSRTLSVGPVAVASLMTAAALAPLAAAGSPEYVAGAVLLAIMSGLMLTMMGILRLGFLANFLSHPVISGFITASGIVIAASQLKHIFGVQASGQNLLTIGQSLILSIGDTNIPTLAIGAGALLFLMFARKQLKPLLIRSGVGARSADIITKTAPILAVLVTTLVAWQLGLGAQGVRLVGSVPSGLPELTIPSLDSGLWQQLAVSAFLISVVGFVESVSVGQTLAAKRRQRIDPDQELIGLGTANLGAGFSGGMPVTGGFSRSVVNFDAGAETPAAGAYTAVGIALATLFLTPAIAYLPQATLAATIIVAVATLVDFPALGRTWRYSRTDFGAMLATIILTLAHSVEAGIIAGVALSIGLFLYRTSRPHSAVVGLVPGTEHFRNVLRHDVELCPKVTFLRVDESLYFANARFLEETVMDLAICEPELKDLVLVCPAVNLVDASALESLEAINERLKDAGVRLHLSEVKGPVMDRLKNTELLSHLGGQVFLSTFEAWQTLTGHRKPLEKTA; from the coding sequence ATGAACTTTAAACGTTTCTTGCCAATTCTCCAGTGGGCACCGCAATACGGTCGGAGCCAGGCCGCCAGCGATCTGGTAGCTGCGCTTATCGTGACTGTTATGCTGATTCCCCAATCTCTGGCATACGCGTTGCTGGCCGGGCTGCCTGCGCAGGTCGGGCTGTATGCCAGTATTCTTCCGCTGGTCATCTACGCCGTATTTGGCACCAGTCGCACGCTTTCTGTTGGCCCAGTGGCGGTCGCGTCTCTTATGACCGCTGCCGCACTGGCTCCGCTAGCAGCGGCCGGAAGCCCTGAATACGTCGCCGGAGCAGTCCTGCTGGCAATTATGTCAGGGCTTATGCTCACCATGATGGGCATTCTGCGGCTGGGGTTTCTCGCCAACTTTCTCAGCCATCCTGTGATATCCGGTTTTATCACGGCTTCCGGCATTGTCATCGCCGCCAGCCAGCTCAAACACATCTTCGGGGTGCAGGCTTCAGGCCAGAATCTTCTGACGATTGGTCAGTCGCTGATTCTGTCGATAGGCGATACCAACATACCAACCCTGGCGATCGGTGCCGGTGCGCTGCTGTTTCTGATGTTCGCGCGGAAGCAGCTTAAGCCCCTTCTGATTCGTTCAGGCGTGGGCGCGCGTTCAGCCGATATCATCACCAAAACGGCACCGATTCTGGCGGTACTGGTGACTACGCTGGTTGCCTGGCAGCTCGGGCTGGGTGCGCAAGGTGTGCGTCTGGTTGGTAGTGTACCTTCGGGCCTTCCCGAACTGACAATCCCCTCACTGGACTCCGGACTCTGGCAGCAACTTGCGGTCAGCGCGTTTCTGATCAGTGTCGTTGGTTTTGTGGAATCGGTTTCCGTGGGGCAGACTCTGGCAGCCAAGCGGCGTCAGCGGATCGATCCGGATCAGGAGCTGATAGGCTTGGGCACCGCTAACCTGGGTGCGGGTTTTTCCGGGGGTATGCCAGTAACGGGCGGGTTCTCCCGTTCGGTGGTTAATTTTGATGCCGGTGCAGAAACCCCGGCCGCCGGTGCATACACCGCGGTCGGTATTGCCCTGGCCACGTTGTTTCTGACACCCGCCATTGCCTACCTCCCGCAGGCAACGCTTGCGGCGACCATTATTGTCGCCGTGGCGACTCTGGTCGACTTTCCGGCACTGGGTCGAACCTGGCGTTATTCCCGAACGGACTTTGGTGCCATGCTGGCAACCATCATACTGACCCTGGCTCATAGCGTGGAAGCGGGCATTATAGCGGGTGTGGCGCTCTCTATAGGTCTGTTTCTCTATCGCACCAGCCGACCTCACAGCGCGGTCGTCGGCCTGGTTCCGGGCACCGAGCATTTCCGCAATGTACTTCGACACGATGTGGAATTGTGCCCGAAGGTCACTTTTTTGCGTGTGGATGAAAGCCTGTACTTTGCCAATGCGCGCTTTCTGGAAGAGACGGTGATGGATCTGGCTATATGCGAACCGGAGCTGAAAGATCTGGTGCTGGTATGCCCGGCGGTCAACCTGGTGGATGCCTCAGCGCTCGAGAGCCTTGAGGCAATCAATGAGCGCCTGAAAGATGCCGGAGTGCGGTTACACCTCTCGGAGGTGAAAGGGCCGGTTATGGATCGCCTGAAGAATACTGAGCTGCTTTCCCACCTGGGTGGTCAGGTGTTTCTCAGTACTTTTGAGGCCTGGCAGACCCTGACAGGGCACCGCAAGCCTTTGGAAAAAACCGCCTGA